The following coding sequences lie in one Corynebacterium humireducens NBRC 106098 = DSM 45392 genomic window:
- a CDS encoding sterol carrier family protein, with protein MLPCEVLEWVRDPEGVEKPPRAVLADAVRQTARALAEKAPGKAVEVRVPPFVAVQCIAGPAHTRGTPPNVFETDPLTWLRLATGTLLVDDALARGLVDASGPRVAEVGELLPVISL; from the coding sequence ATGCTGCCTTGCGAAGTTCTGGAGTGGGTCCGCGACCCGGAGGGCGTCGAGAAGCCCCCGCGTGCGGTGCTCGCCGATGCCGTCCGACAGACCGCCCGCGCCCTGGCGGAGAAGGCGCCCGGGAAGGCCGTGGAGGTCCGTGTCCCGCCGTTCGTGGCGGTGCAGTGCATCGCCGGTCCCGCGCACACGCGCGGCACCCCGCCCAACGTCTTCGAGACGGATCCCCTCACCTGGCTCCGGCTGGCCACCGGGACACTGCTTGTCGACGACGCCCTCGCCCGCGGCCTCGTCGACGCCTCCGGCCCGCGGGTCGCTGAGGTGGGGGAGCTTCTGCCGGTCATTAGTCTGTGA
- a CDS encoding acyl-CoA thioesterase, with translation MSNNHKSPKVTLRFLAAPTDVLMAGNQGVSGGRVLEWIDKAAYACAVQWSGTYCVTAYVGHIHFNRPIPSGHMVEVRSRIAMTGRSSMHIVNEVFSADPREGVFTRACDCLVIFVAKDTATGKTQAVPEFVPANDEERRVLDAALSRIDLRKAIETEMSQQTYDGPSEAPRLIHRFLAKPTDINWGGKVHGGTAMEWIDEAGAACTMEWSGEHTVAVYAGGIRFYRPIAIGDLIEVDARMMRTDSRSMQMSVHVRSGNPRGGRENLQTAIHATVTYLATDADGNALPARQFVPRTTEDVRLSEHARKLRELRAEYAPMPLVSPSTPAHVE, from the coding sequence ATGTCGAACAACCACAAGTCCCCCAAGGTCACCCTCCGATTCCTCGCCGCCCCCACCGATGTCCTCATGGCCGGCAACCAGGGAGTCAGCGGTGGACGTGTCCTGGAGTGGATCGACAAGGCGGCCTACGCCTGCGCGGTCCAGTGGTCGGGAACCTACTGCGTCACCGCCTACGTCGGCCACATCCACTTCAACCGCCCCATCCCCTCCGGGCACATGGTCGAGGTCCGCTCCCGCATCGCGATGACCGGCCGCTCCTCCATGCACATCGTCAACGAGGTGTTCTCCGCGGACCCGCGTGAGGGTGTGTTCACCCGCGCCTGCGACTGCCTGGTCATCTTCGTGGCCAAGGACACCGCCACCGGCAAGACCCAGGCCGTGCCGGAGTTCGTCCCGGCGAACGACGAGGAGCGCCGCGTCCTCGACGCCGCCCTGTCCCGCATCGACCTGCGCAAGGCCATCGAGACCGAGATGAGCCAGCAGACCTACGACGGCCCCTCCGAGGCCCCGCGCCTCATCCACCGTTTCCTGGCCAAGCCGACCGACATCAACTGGGGCGGCAAGGTCCACGGCGGCACCGCCATGGAGTGGATCGACGAGGCCGGCGCGGCCTGCACCATGGAGTGGTCCGGGGAGCACACCGTCGCGGTCTACGCCGGCGGCATCCGCTTCTACCGCCCCATCGCCATCGGCGACCTCATCGAGGTCGACGCCCGCATGATGCGCACCGACTCCCGTTCCATGCAGATGTCCGTGCACGTGCGCTCCGGCAACCCGCGCGGGGGCCGCGAGAACCTGCAGACCGCCATCCACGCCACCGTCACCTACCTGGCGACGGACGCCGACGGCAACGCCCTGCCCGCCCGCCAGTTCGTCCCCCGTACCACCGAGGACGTCCGCCTCTCCGAGCACGCCCGGAAGCTGCGCGAGCTGCGTGCCGAGTACGCGCCGATGCCGCTGGTGTCGCCGTCGACGCCGGCGCACGTGGAGTAG
- a CDS encoding LysE family translocator has protein sequence MDITDLLSFWAVSLLLIVTPGPDWAFVLGHAFRRRPLAPPLLGIGLGYLGLTTVVAGGLGALVARHPALLTLVTVAGVLVLLRLGWQMMRAALAGPVTVEVDTADPAVPEGPAGGGVATLTRPQVGVEKHAVVTGAAVSGLNPKGLMLFIALLPQFVGAEATWPVWTQMFVLGLVFIASATVFYALLGVFAGRVLAGSERASRILTGVAGGAMMCVAAGMLAQHLL, from the coding sequence ATGGACATCACGGACCTCCTGAGCTTCTGGGCGGTCAGCCTCCTGCTGATCGTCACCCCGGGCCCCGACTGGGCGTTCGTGCTCGGGCACGCTTTCCGACGCCGCCCCCTCGCCCCGCCCCTTCTCGGCATCGGCCTGGGCTACCTCGGCCTGACCACCGTGGTGGCCGGCGGCCTCGGGGCGCTCGTGGCCCGTCACCCCGCGCTGCTCACGCTCGTCACCGTCGCCGGTGTCCTGGTGCTCCTGCGTCTCGGCTGGCAGATGATGCGCGCGGCGCTGGCCGGGCCCGTCACGGTGGAGGTGGACACCGCGGACCCGGCTGTCCCGGAGGGGCCGGCCGGCGGGGGAGTGGCGACGCTGACGCGCCCGCAGGTGGGCGTCGAGAAGCACGCGGTGGTCACCGGGGCCGCGGTGAGTGGCCTCAACCCCAAGGGGCTCATGCTGTTCATCGCGCTGCTGCCCCAGTTCGTGGGCGCGGAGGCGACGTGGCCGGTGTGGACGCAGATGTTCGTCCTCGGACTGGTGTTCATCGCCTCGGCGACCGTGTTCTACGCGCTGCTCGGCGTTTTCGCCGGGCGGGTGCTGGCGGGCTCGGAGCGGGCCTCCCGGATCCTCACCGGCGTGGCCGGCGGGGCGATGATGTGTGTCGCGGCAGGGATGCTCGCGCAGCACCTCCTCTGA
- a CDS encoding Lrp/AsnC family transcriptional regulator: MDDIDRMILSLIQNNARITAAELAHHTGASSSTCLRRLRALENGGVITGFHTRLDPAAVGYGIQVIAFITLEREDRATVATLEDGLAALPQILSAERLFGDPDFLVRVVARDLADYQRIRDEHLSELPGVARITSTLVMREIVRDGPIPL, encoded by the coding sequence ATGGACGACATTGACCGCATGATTCTGTCACTGATCCAGAACAATGCACGCATCACCGCCGCAGAACTGGCGCATCATACGGGGGCGTCGTCAAGCACCTGCCTGCGGCGGCTGCGGGCGCTGGAGAACGGGGGCGTGATCACCGGCTTCCACACGCGCCTCGACCCGGCGGCGGTGGGCTACGGCATCCAGGTGATCGCCTTCATCACCCTCGAGCGGGAGGACCGCGCCACCGTCGCCACCCTGGAGGACGGCCTGGCCGCGCTCCCCCAGATCCTGTCCGCGGAACGGCTGTTCGGCGACCCGGACTTCCTGGTGCGCGTCGTCGCCCGCGACCTGGCCGACTACCAGCGCATCCGCGATGAGCACCTCAGCGAGCTGCCGGGCGTCGCCAGGATCACGTCGACCCTGGTGATGCGGGAGATCGTCCGGGACGGGCCGATCCCGCTCTAG
- the trhA gene encoding PAQR family membrane homeostasis protein TrhA, with product MSDTITLSRSVLNRGPRPVTRGWFHFFAAVASVVAGSVLSTFAWMTVPWWQALGVTLYAVGVVVLFGVSAAYHLGYWRSARTVQWWRRADHATIALFIAATYTPLCLIVLLPGQAAWMLGIAWAGALAGVALNLLWITHPRWLAVTVYLVLGWLIVPLIPQLWAGAGPTVVWLLAAGGVVYSLGALMYGLRWPGREARVLGYHEHFHIATIIAAAVHQVAVWMVVVGA from the coding sequence ATGTCCGACACCATCACCCTGAGCAGATCGGTGCTCAACCGCGGTCCCCGGCCCGTCACCCGTGGCTGGTTCCACTTCTTCGCGGCCGTCGCCTCGGTGGTGGCCGGTTCCGTCCTGTCCACCTTCGCCTGGATGACGGTGCCTTGGTGGCAGGCGCTCGGGGTCACCCTCTACGCGGTGGGGGTGGTCGTGCTCTTCGGGGTGTCCGCCGCCTATCACCTGGGCTACTGGCGCAGCGCCCGGACGGTGCAGTGGTGGCGACGCGCCGACCACGCCACCATCGCCCTGTTCATCGCCGCCACCTACACGCCGCTGTGTCTCATCGTGCTGCTGCCCGGGCAGGCCGCCTGGATGCTGGGCATAGCCTGGGCGGGGGCGCTGGCGGGGGTCGCGCTCAACCTCCTGTGGATCACGCACCCGCGGTGGCTGGCGGTCACGGTGTACCTGGTCCTCGGCTGGCTGATCGTGCCGCTCATCCCCCAGCTGTGGGCGGGGGCGGGGCCGACCGTCGTGTGGCTGCTGGCGGCCGGCGGCGTGGTCTACTCGCTCGGGGCCCTCATGTACGGCCTGCGCTGGCCCGGCCGGGAGGCGCGCGTGCTGGGCTACCACGAGCACTTCCACATCGCGACGATCATCGCCGCCGCGGTGCACCAGGTGGCGGTGTGGATGGTGGTCGTCGGCGCCTAG
- the purL gene encoding phosphoribosylformylglycinamidine synthase subunit PurL has translation MTVHNDTVDAALETPELEQPWEELGLKEDEYEKIKGILGRRPTDAELTTYSVMWSEHCSYKSSKVHLRYFGETTTPEMASKILAGIGENAGVVDIGGGDAVTFRVESHNSPSFVEPYQGAATGIGGIVRDIMAMGARPIAVMDQLRFGPADAADTSRVLPGVVAGIGGYGNSLGLPNIGGETIFDEAYLGNPLVNALCVGTLKVEDLKLAFASGAGNKVMLFGSRTGLDGIGGVSVLGSANFEEGEERKLPAVQVGDPFAEKVLIECCLELYDAGVVVGIQDLGGGGLACATSELAAAGDGGMRVNLDNVPLRAENMTAAEILASESQERMCAIVTPENVEKFKAICDKWEVTCAEIGEVTDEPDRLLVVHNGEVVMDAPPSTIDEGPVYQRPYARPVWQDELQQYVPVERPEDLGQALKDMVSSPHLCSRDFITEQFDRYVRGNTVKAKYSDAGVLRINEETSRGVAVSADASGRYTKLDPNTGTRLALAEAYRNVAVTGARPVAVTNCLNYGSPENPDVMWQFRESVHGLADGAKELNIPVSGGNVSFYNQTGDTPILPTPVVGVLGVIEDVHDAIAHDLGTVEEKEVLILLGETFDEFGGSIWQKISGGGLNGMPPKVDLANEERLADFFVGNRDVTASHDLSEGGLAQAVVEMAFRAPGGVALDLSGVHEDEFVALFSESASRALVATTEDKVDAVLARAAEFGVPAVRIGETTEARELTFGDVTVDLDELKDAWKATLPNLFGHAVGANAVVE, from the coding sequence ATGACCGTTCACAATGACACCGTCGACGCCGCCCTGGAGACCCCGGAGCTCGAGCAGCCCTGGGAGGAGCTCGGCCTCAAGGAGGACGAGTACGAGAAGATCAAGGGCATCCTCGGCCGCCGTCCCACGGACGCTGAGCTGACCACCTACTCCGTCATGTGGTCGGAGCACTGCTCCTACAAGTCCTCCAAGGTGCACCTGCGCTACTTCGGTGAGACCACCACCCCGGAGATGGCCTCCAAGATCCTCGCCGGCATCGGCGAGAACGCCGGCGTGGTCGACATCGGAGGCGGCGACGCCGTCACCTTCCGCGTCGAGTCCCACAACTCCCCGTCCTTCGTCGAGCCGTACCAGGGTGCCGCCACCGGCATCGGCGGCATCGTCCGCGACATCATGGCCATGGGCGCCCGTCCCATCGCCGTGATGGACCAGCTGCGCTTCGGCCCGGCTGACGCCGCCGACACCAGCCGTGTCCTCCCCGGCGTCGTCGCCGGCATCGGCGGCTACGGCAACTCCCTCGGCCTGCCGAACATCGGCGGCGAGACCATCTTCGACGAGGCCTACCTGGGTAACCCGCTGGTCAACGCACTGTGCGTGGGCACCCTCAAGGTGGAGGACCTCAAGCTGGCCTTCGCCTCCGGCGCCGGCAACAAGGTCATGCTCTTCGGTTCCCGTACCGGCCTCGACGGCATCGGTGGTGTCTCCGTCCTCGGTTCCGCGAACTTCGAGGAGGGCGAGGAGCGCAAGCTGCCGGCCGTCCAGGTCGGTGACCCCTTCGCCGAGAAGGTGCTCATCGAGTGCTGCCTCGAGCTTTACGACGCCGGCGTGGTCGTCGGCATCCAGGACCTCGGCGGTGGCGGCCTCGCGTGTGCCACCTCCGAGCTGGCCGCCGCCGGTGACGGCGGCATGCGCGTCAACCTCGACAACGTGCCGCTGCGCGCCGAGAACATGACCGCCGCCGAGATCCTCGCCTCCGAGTCCCAGGAGCGCATGTGCGCGATCGTGACCCCGGAGAACGTCGAGAAGTTCAAGGCGATCTGCGACAAGTGGGAGGTCACCTGCGCCGAGATCGGTGAGGTCACCGACGAGCCGGACCGTCTCCTCGTGGTCCACAACGGTGAGGTCGTCATGGACGCCCCGCCGTCCACCATCGACGAGGGCCCGGTCTACCAGCGCCCGTACGCACGTCCCGTGTGGCAGGACGAGCTGCAGCAGTACGTCCCGGTGGAGCGCCCGGAGGACCTCGGACAGGCCCTCAAGGACATGGTCTCCTCCCCGCACCTGTGCTCCCGTGACTTCATCACCGAGCAGTTCGACCGCTACGTCCGCGGCAACACCGTCAAGGCGAAGTACTCCGACGCCGGTGTCCTGCGCATCAACGAGGAGACCAGCCGTGGCGTCGCCGTCTCCGCCGACGCCTCCGGCCGCTACACCAAGCTGGACCCGAACACCGGTACCCGCCTGGCGCTGGCCGAGGCCTACCGCAACGTCGCCGTCACCGGCGCCCGCCCGGTGGCCGTGACCAACTGCCTCAACTACGGCTCCCCGGAGAACCCGGACGTCATGTGGCAGTTCCGCGAGTCCGTCCACGGCCTCGCCGACGGCGCCAAGGAGCTGAACATCCCGGTCTCCGGCGGCAACGTCTCCTTCTACAACCAGACCGGTGACACCCCGATCCTGCCGACCCCGGTCGTCGGTGTCCTCGGCGTCATCGAGGACGTCCACGACGCCATCGCCCACGACCTGGGCACCGTCGAGGAGAAGGAGGTGCTCATCCTCCTGGGTGAGACCTTCGACGAGTTCGGCGGCTCCATCTGGCAGAAGATCTCCGGTGGCGGCCTCAACGGCATGCCGCCGAAGGTCGACCTGGCCAACGAGGAGCGTCTGGCGGACTTCTTCGTGGGCAACCGCGACGTCACCGCCTCGCACGACCTCTCCGAGGGTGGCCTGGCACAGGCCGTCGTCGAGATGGCCTTCCGTGCACCGGGTGGCGTGGCGCTGGACCTGTCCGGCGTCCACGAGGACGAGTTCGTCGCCCTGTTCTCCGAGTCCGCCTCCCGCGCCCTGGTCGCCACGACCGAGGACAAGGTCGACGCCGTCCTGGCCCGCGCCGCCGAGTTCGGTGTGCCGGCCGTGCGCATCGGTGAGACCACCGAGGCCCGCGAGCTCACCTTCGGCGACGTCACCGTCGACCTGGATGAGCTGAAGGACGCCTGGAAGGCGACCCTGCCGAACCTCTTCGGTCACGCAGTGGGCGCCAACGCGGTCGTCGAGTAG
- the purQ gene encoding phosphoribosylformylglycinamidine synthase subunit PurQ, translating to MTAKIGVITFPGTLDDVDAARAVRIAGAEVVNLWHADEDLKGIDAVVVPGGFSYGDYLRSGAISAIAPVMRAVVDAAGKGMPVLGICNGFQVLTEARLLPGALTRNEGLHFHCTDTYLEVVNADTAWTSNYEAGQRILVPAKHGEGRFQAAPDTIEMLEGEGRVVFRYTDNYNGSLNAIAGITNETGRVVGLMPHPEHAVEVLTGPSTDGLGMFLSAIGTIAA from the coding sequence GTGACCGCCAAGATCGGAGTCATCACCTTCCCCGGCACCCTGGACGACGTCGACGCGGCCCGCGCCGTGCGCATCGCCGGCGCCGAGGTGGTCAACCTCTGGCACGCCGACGAGGACCTGAAGGGCATCGACGCCGTCGTCGTTCCCGGTGGCTTCTCCTACGGCGACTACCTGCGTTCGGGAGCCATCTCCGCCATCGCCCCCGTCATGCGTGCCGTCGTCGACGCCGCCGGCAAGGGCATGCCCGTCCTGGGCATCTGCAACGGCTTCCAGGTCCTCACCGAGGCCCGCCTGCTGCCGGGCGCCCTGACCCGCAACGAGGGTCTGCACTTCCACTGCACCGACACCTACCTGGAGGTCGTCAACGCGGACACCGCGTGGACCTCCAACTACGAGGCCGGCCAGAGGATCCTCGTCCCCGCCAAGCACGGTGAGGGCCGCTTCCAGGCCGCCCCGGACACCATCGAGATGCTCGAGGGCGAGGGCCGCGTGGTCTTCCGCTACACCGACAACTACAACGGGTCCCTCAACGCGATCGCCGGCATCACCAACGAGACCGGCCGCGTCGTGGGCCTCATGCCGCACCCGGAGCACGCCGTCGAGGTCCTCACCGGCCCGTCCACCGACGGTCTGGGGATGTTCCTGTCCGCCATCGGCACGATCGCAGCCTAG
- the purS gene encoding phosphoribosylformylglycinamidine synthase subunit PurS, producing MARVVVNVMPKAEILDPQGQAVHRALGRIGVTGVSDVRQGKRFELEVDDSVTTADLEKLAETLLANTVIEDFEVVGVEVAK from the coding sequence GTGGCCCGTGTTGTTGTGAATGTCATGCCGAAGGCGGAGATCCTCGACCCCCAGGGACAGGCTGTCCACCGCGCACTGGGACGCATCGGCGTCACAGGCGTCAGCGACGTACGTCAGGGCAAGCGTTTCGAGCTGGAGGTGGACGACTCCGTCACCACCGCCGATCTCGAGAAGCTCGCTGAGACGCTGCTCGCCAACACCGTGATCGAGGACTTCGAGGTCGTCGGCGTGGAGGTCGCCAAGTGA
- a CDS encoding ExeM/NucH family extracellular endonuclease: MFRPAAGLIAAATTGLALVLVPVTATAAPDGSNVVINEVYGGGGNSGSVYSHDFVELYNPTDRDIDLSGWAIDQRSAADNRGTLHTITEGVIPAGGYFLIQGAAGNNATGELPTPDSVGTFNYSGTNAISELFDATGTAVDLVGWGSATRFETAPAQSTTNATSTARINDGVDTDNNALDFARSTPTPQNSGMAGEPTDPTEPGETEDPTVTIAEIQGTGDVTPYAGQQVTTEGVVTAVYDEGGRNGIIIQTPGTGGVEKQVGDASDAIFVYLGSRGEFPEIGDSLIVTGQAEEYYNVTQLNRPTITLPDTAFAPVVPTEIEQLPAGDEAREPYEHMLVLPTGAHTVTNNYSLNTYGEIGLAPGTTAHRQPTDLYAPDTDPASAVQQLAAEQLAELVLLDDGRTRNYMTGDQNTPLPYVAVDGAPHMSIRTGAAVDFQHPVTVDFSHNYWRFQPTTPITGHNSAAELPITWEDTRTAEIGAMDTVAGDYSIASFNVLNYFTSLGKDEAGCRAYTDMYGNPVATNYCDVRGAYSESAFQDQQTKIVAAINALDVDVLGLEEIENTYALTGDIERRDEALSLLVDALNADAGFERWAYVTSPAQVGTDEDVIRVGFIYNPATVETVGESRIFDDARFTGTARQPLAQEFQPVGGGQSFVAVVNHFKSKGSVAMGDSDQGDGQGNNATVRANQSQALIEHLGDQADWVELPTFILGDINAYSRETAISVLENAGYTNIAAQYDPEHTTYQFSGLLGSLDHALGNAAAMELVEDARIWNINADEPIIYEYSRRLYNVVDFHEDNYFRSSDHDPVKVGFHLTTTQEPEEPVEPEEPVEPEEPKQNGRPAHSSENGRPAHSSFHNNGRR; this comes from the coding sequence ATGTTCCGTCCTGCCGCAGGACTGATCGCCGCCGCCACCACCGGCCTGGCGCTCGTCCTCGTCCCTGTCACCGCCACCGCCGCCCCCGACGGCTCCAACGTCGTCATCAACGAGGTCTACGGAGGTGGCGGCAACTCCGGTTCCGTCTACTCCCACGACTTCGTCGAGCTGTACAACCCGACCGACCGCGACATCGACCTGTCCGGCTGGGCCATCGACCAGCGTTCCGCCGCCGACAACCGCGGCACCCTGCACACCATCACCGAAGGTGTCATCCCGGCCGGCGGCTACTTCCTCATCCAGGGCGCGGCCGGCAACAACGCCACCGGCGAGCTGCCCACCCCGGACTCCGTCGGCACCTTCAACTACTCGGGCACCAACGCGATCTCCGAGCTTTTCGACGCCACCGGCACCGCCGTCGACCTCGTCGGCTGGGGCTCCGCCACCCGCTTCGAGACTGCCCCGGCCCAGTCCACCACCAACGCGACCTCCACCGCGCGCATCAACGACGGCGTGGACACCGACAACAACGCCCTAGACTTCGCCCGTTCCACCCCGACCCCGCAGAACTCGGGCATGGCCGGCGAGCCGACCGACCCGACCGAGCCGGGCGAGACCGAGGACCCGACCGTGACCATCGCGGAGATCCAGGGCACCGGCGACGTCACCCCGTACGCCGGCCAGCAGGTCACCACCGAGGGTGTCGTCACCGCCGTCTACGACGAGGGCGGCCGCAACGGCATCATCATCCAGACGCCGGGGACGGGCGGCGTCGAGAAGCAGGTCGGGGACGCCTCCGACGCGATCTTCGTCTACCTGGGCTCCCGCGGCGAGTTCCCGGAGATCGGCGACTCCCTGATCGTCACCGGTCAGGCCGAGGAGTACTACAACGTCACGCAGCTCAACCGCCCGACGATCACCCTCCCGGACACCGCGTTCGCCCCGGTCGTCCCGACCGAGATCGAGCAGCTGCCCGCCGGCGATGAGGCCCGCGAGCCCTACGAGCACATGCTCGTCCTGCCGACCGGTGCGCACACCGTGACCAACAACTACTCGCTGAACACCTACGGCGAGATCGGCCTGGCCCCGGGCACCACCGCCCACCGTCAGCCCACCGACCTGTACGCCCCGGACACCGACCCGGCCTCCGCTGTGCAGCAGCTCGCCGCCGAGCAGCTCGCCGAGCTGGTGCTTCTCGACGACGGCCGCACCCGCAACTACATGACCGGCGACCAGAACACCCCGCTGCCGTACGTCGCCGTCGACGGTGCCCCGCACATGTCGATCCGCACCGGCGCGGCCGTGGACTTCCAGCACCCGGTCACCGTGGACTTCTCCCACAACTACTGGCGCTTCCAGCCGACCACCCCGATCACCGGCCACAACTCCGCCGCCGAGCTCCCCATCACCTGGGAGGACACCCGCACCGCTGAGATCGGCGCCATGGACACCGTCGCCGGTGACTACTCCATCGCGTCCTTCAACGTGCTGAACTACTTCACCTCCCTCGGCAAGGACGAGGCCGGCTGCCGCGCGTACACCGACATGTACGGCAACCCGGTCGCCACCAACTACTGCGACGTCCGCGGCGCCTACTCCGAGTCCGCGTTCCAGGACCAGCAGACCAAGATCGTCGCCGCCATCAACGCCCTCGACGTCGACGTCCTCGGCCTCGAGGAGATCGAGAACACCTACGCCCTGACCGGTGACATCGAGCGTCGCGACGAGGCGCTGTCCCTGCTGGTCGACGCCCTCAACGCCGACGCTGGCTTCGAGCGCTGGGCCTACGTCACCTCCCCGGCGCAGGTCGGTACCGACGAGGACGTCATCCGCGTCGGCTTCATCTACAACCCGGCCACCGTCGAGACCGTCGGCGAGTCCCGCATCTTCGACGACGCCCGCTTCACCGGCACCGCCCGCCAGCCGCTGGCCCAGGAGTTCCAGCCGGTCGGCGGCGGCCAGTCGTTTGTCGCCGTGGTCAACCACTTCAAGTCCAAGGGCTCCGTCGCCATGGGTGACTCCGACCAGGGCGACGGCCAGGGCAACAACGCCACCGTCCGCGCCAACCAGTCCCAGGCCCTCATCGAGCACCTCGGCGACCAGGCCGACTGGGTCGAGCTGCCGACCTTCATCCTCGGTGACATCAACGCCTACTCCCGCGAGACCGCGATCTCCGTCCTGGAGAACGCCGGCTACACCAACATCGCCGCCCAGTACGACCCGGAGCACACCACCTACCAGTTCAGCGGCCTGCTCGGTTCCCTGGACCATGCCCTGGGTAACGCCGCCGCGATGGAGCTCGTCGAGGACGCGCGCATCTGGAACATCAACGCCGATGAGCCGATCATCTACGAGTACTCCCGCCGCCTCTACAACGTGGTCGACTTCCACGAGGACAACTACTTCCGTTCCTCCGACCACGACCCGGTGAAGGTCGGCTTCCACCTGACCACCACCCAGGAGCCGGAGGAGCCGGTTGAGCCGGAGGAGCCGGTTGAGCCGGAGGAGCCGAAGCAGAACGGCCGCCCGGCCCACTCCTCCGAGAACGGTCGCCCGGCGCACTCCTCCTTCCACAACAACGGTCGCCGCTAA
- a CDS encoding DUF2334 domain-containing protein, with amino-acid sequence MRGRLLVSISSIFSDTRGAVAGMVTSLDAEGIPVSLLVAPHIDGNWHLAKDARTRDWLRGQQESGRVLILNGFDQAVQGRRAEFANLGAHEARLRVAGATRQMRKIGFETDIFAPPRWRMSPGTLEVLPDFGFTLAASTRGLHVLDDGRFLQCRNLSVGEGFGAAKWWRRNVIRAAERGAARGNTIRLSVSGRNLLDKKVANDFLRAARAAVAAGADPGDYRDVVK; translated from the coding sequence ATGCGTGGCCGGCTCCTGGTATCCATCTCCAGTATCTTCAGTGACACACGGGGAGCTGTGGCGGGCATGGTCACCTCCCTCGACGCCGAGGGAATCCCGGTGTCGCTGCTGGTCGCGCCGCATATCGACGGCAACTGGCACCTCGCCAAGGACGCCCGCACCCGGGACTGGCTGCGGGGGCAGCAGGAGTCCGGGCGGGTGCTCATCCTCAACGGTTTCGACCAGGCGGTGCAGGGCCGTCGCGCCGAGTTCGCGAACCTCGGGGCCCACGAGGCCCGTCTCCGCGTTGCCGGTGCCACCCGCCAGATGCGGAAGATCGGCTTCGAGACCGACATCTTCGCCCCGCCCCGCTGGCGCATGTCACCCGGCACCCTCGAGGTGCTGCCCGACTTCGGGTTCACCCTCGCCGCCAGCACCCGCGGCCTCCACGTGCTTGACGACGGCCGCTTCCTCCAGTGCCGCAACCTCTCCGTCGGTGAGGGCTTCGGCGCGGCGAAGTGGTGGCGCCGCAACGTCATCCGCGCCGCCGAGCGGGGCGCGGCACGCGGCAACACCATCCGCCTGTCGGTCTCCGGCCGTAACCTCCTGGACAAGAAGGTCGCGAATGACTTCCTGCGGGCCGCCCGCGCCGCCGTCGCCGCAGGCGCTGACCCGGGTGACTACCGCGACGTCGTGAAGTAG